Proteins encoded in a region of the Myxococcus guangdongensis genome:
- a CDS encoding tetratricopeptide repeat protein translates to MTRDAKNAFTPHTGMMPMKWFRSLVVGSLAFTAACATGPQTKPTATSALPEKPTPAAPSTPEAAPAAPKETSTMAEQFAAAIKSYEAGELDAARQGFEKVLVMSPQTLNAQFNLGVIAERQGRVDDARTAYEKVLLLDPAHTPSVVNLAGVYRAQERGDDAIALFEKALKTPGRAHDASLLNGLSATYRHLGKLDESEATARRVLERNKDHPGAYKNLAYVAYAREKYRLAELLVGTARKHAEKDPSLYNLLGMVYLKLDERSRALSQFQKAVSLDDKYAPAYVNLGALALSYRDYAGAEKSFTRATELEPDSAEARLSLAWALDGQKGKDPKKGIAAGETFEKVLAHRAELPEAVCGAGWAYAADRTGWERAIGFLDRCKTLESTTEQDRQMITAKVTGLTNMLKAPPPEAATAGAEGDKKDEATGGAGSMLNNLPQDANAPEGAPTEGAPAEGAEAAPPPEDEQAPTGAEGSGTQAPAGATPGANAAQQGTDAQAPTPVPAAPTQQDAKPAPAP, encoded by the coding sequence ATGACCCGCGACGCGAAGAACGCCTTCACGCCTCACACCGGAATGATGCCGATGAAATGGTTCCGCTCGCTCGTCGTCGGCTCGCTGGCCTTCACGGCCGCGTGCGCGACGGGCCCCCAGACGAAGCCCACCGCCACCAGCGCGCTGCCGGAGAAGCCCACGCCCGCGGCGCCGTCGACTCCGGAGGCGGCCCCCGCGGCGCCCAAGGAGACGTCCACCATGGCCGAGCAGTTCGCGGCGGCCATCAAGTCCTACGAGGCCGGTGAGCTGGACGCCGCGCGCCAGGGCTTCGAGAAGGTGCTGGTGATGTCGCCGCAGACGCTCAACGCCCAGTTCAACCTGGGCGTCATCGCCGAGCGTCAGGGCCGCGTCGACGACGCGCGCACCGCCTACGAGAAGGTCCTGCTGCTGGACCCGGCGCACACGCCGTCCGTCGTCAACCTGGCGGGCGTGTACCGCGCGCAGGAGCGGGGCGATGACGCGATTGCCCTCTTCGAGAAGGCGCTGAAGACGCCGGGCCGCGCGCACGACGCGTCGCTGCTCAACGGGCTGTCCGCGACGTACCGGCACCTGGGCAAGCTGGACGAGTCGGAGGCCACCGCGCGCCGCGTGCTCGAGCGCAACAAGGACCACCCGGGCGCGTACAAGAACCTGGCCTACGTGGCCTACGCGCGGGAGAAGTACCGGCTGGCGGAGCTGCTCGTCGGCACCGCGCGCAAGCACGCGGAGAAGGACCCGTCGCTCTACAACCTGCTGGGCATGGTCTACCTGAAGCTGGATGAGCGCTCGCGCGCGCTGTCGCAGTTCCAGAAGGCCGTGTCGCTCGACGACAAGTACGCGCCGGCCTACGTCAACCTGGGCGCGCTGGCGCTCAGCTACCGCGACTACGCGGGCGCGGAGAAGTCCTTCACCCGCGCCACGGAGCTGGAGCCCGACTCCGCCGAGGCGCGCCTGTCGCTGGCGTGGGCGCTGGATGGACAGAAGGGGAAGGACCCGAAGAAGGGCATCGCCGCGGGAGAGACCTTCGAGAAGGTGCTCGCCCATCGCGCGGAGCTGCCCGAGGCCGTGTGCGGCGCGGGCTGGGCCTATGCCGCGGACCGCACGGGCTGGGAGCGCGCCATCGGCTTCCTGGACCGCTGCAAGACGCTGGAGTCCACGACCGAACAGGACCGGCAGATGATCACCGCCAAGGTCACGGGCCTCACCAACATGCTCAAGGCCCCGCCGCCCGAGGCCGCGACGGCCGGCGCGGAGGGCGACAAGAAGGACGAGGCCACCGGCGGCGCGGGCTCCATGCTCAACAACCTGCCGCAGGACGCGAACGCTCCGGAGGGCGCGCCCACGGAAGGTGCACCCGCCGAGGGTGCGGAAGCCGCGCCGCCGCCCGAGGACGAGCAGGCGCCCACGGGCGCGGAGGGCTCGGGCACGCAGGCCCCCGCGGGCGCGACGCCTGGCGCCAACGCCGCGCAGCAGGGGACGGACGCACAGGCGCCCACGCCCGTGCCGGCGGCTCCGACGCAGCAGGACGCGAAGCCCGCGCCTGCTCCGTAG
- a CDS encoding TonB family protein codes for MAAAKNNGLTLRITGPDGSTVETVSEAESVIVGSGAQAAVKVQDPRVSNLHVMLKVDKDGSVTAIDLGSEGGTEVSGQKLVIPTALKPGDVLRVGGTRVEVLFGGADEPERLAPAGAKVAGPRFQGSFQGSVTQRTPTPPPVNRTVPEVVTPPSAAGGNTRGGFVFTNPRPPPSANVGGLRTERVAPPGLNRVGPPPPPPMAREEQRPTPRVDTPPVAVAPRRAVLPHLQEQLPPEAMPTAREKVLQVSMLWGDTLLQVQHFKDGVPVTIGEGKKNFFHVFAPTVGKRHELVISRGDVLEVHAPQGTGVIVTERGNVKSKDTLRSAGLLTGTPEDTEQVFKLGLHDRVEVSFGTVAFVARYVKPSPAIAATSLAEADYTFFKIVSICLLAGAAVVAAMALTPRSEQAPANDIFESQQRVAKFLITPEKKLEQKKLQLSGVEEGAKAKDEEGKFGKEEAKQAEAAPSKPGTPVVDKTKKEKDRQVVGKVGLLGAFKGLKGGASDVFGPGGFGTGLNNALGGLKGGAAMGDAQGVGGLGSRGSGTGGGGTAMGIGGLGTKGEGRGAGGSGGIDLGGRGKSITKVIPGKTTVVGGLDKDVIAKVIRRHQNEIKYCYESELNKDPSLAGKVAVAFTIDPAGMVSDATVSESTLGNSRAEQCMISRIRRWKFPEPKGGGVVAVTYPWMFSPAGSEGEG; via the coding sequence ATGGCGGCGGCGAAGAACAACGGCTTGACCCTTCGAATCACGGGGCCTGATGGCTCCACGGTGGAAACCGTGTCGGAGGCGGAGAGCGTTATCGTGGGGTCGGGCGCCCAGGCGGCGGTGAAGGTTCAGGATCCGCGGGTCTCCAATCTCCACGTGATGCTCAAGGTGGACAAGGATGGTTCGGTAACGGCCATCGACCTCGGCAGCGAGGGCGGCACGGAGGTGAGCGGCCAGAAGCTGGTCATCCCCACCGCGCTCAAACCCGGGGATGTGCTGCGCGTGGGAGGCACGCGGGTGGAGGTCCTCTTCGGAGGCGCCGACGAACCCGAGCGCCTTGCACCCGCGGGCGCGAAGGTGGCGGGACCGCGCTTCCAGGGCTCGTTCCAGGGCTCGGTGACGCAGCGGACACCCACGCCTCCGCCCGTGAACCGCACGGTGCCGGAGGTGGTGACACCTCCGTCGGCGGCGGGCGGCAACACACGCGGCGGCTTCGTCTTCACGAATCCGCGTCCTCCTCCCTCGGCGAACGTCGGCGGCCTGCGCACCGAGCGCGTGGCTCCGCCCGGCCTCAACCGCGTGGGACCTCCGCCCCCGCCGCCCATGGCGCGCGAGGAGCAGCGGCCCACGCCCCGGGTGGACACGCCTCCGGTCGCGGTGGCCCCGCGTCGCGCGGTGCTGCCTCACCTGCAGGAGCAGCTGCCGCCCGAGGCGATGCCCACGGCGCGGGAGAAGGTGCTCCAGGTGTCCATGCTGTGGGGCGACACCCTGTTGCAGGTGCAGCACTTCAAGGACGGCGTCCCCGTCACCATCGGCGAGGGGAAGAAGAACTTCTTCCACGTCTTCGCGCCGACGGTGGGCAAGCGCCACGAGCTGGTCATCAGCCGGGGTGACGTGCTGGAGGTGCACGCGCCGCAGGGCACGGGCGTCATCGTCACCGAGCGCGGCAACGTGAAGTCGAAGGACACGCTGCGCTCCGCGGGCCTGCTGACGGGCACGCCCGAGGACACGGAGCAGGTCTTCAAGCTGGGCCTGCATGACCGCGTGGAGGTGTCGTTCGGCACGGTGGCCTTCGTGGCCCGGTACGTGAAGCCGTCGCCGGCCATCGCGGCCACTTCGTTGGCGGAGGCGGACTACACGTTCTTCAAGATCGTCAGCATCTGCCTGCTCGCGGGAGCGGCGGTGGTGGCGGCCATGGCGCTCACGCCCCGCTCGGAGCAGGCGCCGGCCAACGACATCTTCGAGTCCCAGCAGCGCGTGGCGAAGTTCCTCATCACCCCGGAGAAGAAGCTCGAGCAGAAGAAGCTCCAGCTGTCCGGCGTGGAGGAGGGCGCGAAGGCGAAGGACGAGGAGGGCAAGTTCGGCAAGGAGGAGGCCAAGCAGGCCGAGGCCGCTCCGTCCAAGCCCGGCACGCCCGTGGTGGACAAGACGAAGAAGGAGAAGGACCGCCAGGTGGTGGGCAAGGTCGGTCTGCTCGGCGCGTTCAAGGGCCTGAAGGGTGGGGCCTCGGACGTGTTCGGCCCCGGCGGCTTCGGCACCGGCCTCAACAACGCGCTGGGCGGCCTCAAGGGCGGCGCGGCGATGGGTGACGCCCAGGGCGTGGGTGGCCTGGGCTCGCGTGGCTCCGGCACCGGCGGTGGCGGCACGGCCATGGGCATCGGCGGCCTGGGCACCAAGGGCGAGGGACGCGGCGCGGGAGGCTCGGGCGGCATCGACCTGGGCGGCCGTGGCAAGTCCATCACCAAGGTCATCCCCGGCAAGACGACGGTGGTGGGCGGCCTGGACAAGGATGTCATCGCCAAGGTCATCCGGCGCCACCAGAATGAGATCAAGTACTGCTACGAGTCGGAGCTGAACAAGGACCCGAGCCTCGCGGGCAAGGTGGCGGTGGCCTTCACCATCGACCCGGCGGGCATGGTGTCCGATGCGACGGTCTCCGAGTCGACGCTGGGCAACTCCCGCGCGGAGCAGTGCATGATCTCCCGCATCCGTCGCTGGAAGTTCCCGGAGCCCAAGGGCGGCGGCGTGGTGGCGGTGACGTACCCGTGGATGTTCTCGCCGGCGGGCTCCGAGGGCGAGGGGTAG
- the cglE gene encoding adventurous gliding motility protein CglE, whose translation MKKSQLVAALALLSSPALAATPPEGVEFQPRRGFYTDTNVGVFFTVGGENAYSNAQTYLQLGIGYDLTERISLGAHFGMGSSAQNCFAGYLPGTETCALSDNFTMQFLDISAAYHVPLMNRLYLTPKLVAGYTRMDPAPVDPDKGDPGRAVSSPNAGVGVGLEYATGMDHFSVGADLLARYVIGPNITSFAIFPKVKYTF comes from the coding sequence GTGAAGAAGTCCCAGCTCGTTGCCGCGCTCGCCTTGTTGTCGTCTCCGGCCCTCGCGGCCACGCCGCCGGAGGGAGTGGAGTTCCAGCCGCGCCGCGGCTTCTACACCGACACCAACGTCGGCGTGTTCTTCACCGTGGGCGGTGAGAACGCGTACTCGAACGCTCAGACGTACCTGCAGCTCGGCATCGGCTACGACCTGACGGAGCGAATCTCCCTGGGTGCCCACTTCGGCATGGGCTCGTCCGCGCAGAACTGCTTCGCGGGCTACCTTCCCGGCACGGAGACGTGCGCGCTGTCCGACAACTTCACCATGCAGTTCCTGGACATCTCGGCTGCGTACCACGTGCCGCTGATGAACCGGCTGTACCTGACGCCCAAGCTGGTTGCGGGCTACACGCGCATGGACCCGGCGCCGGTGGACCCCGACAAGGGAGACCCGGGCCGCGCCGTCAGCTCGCCCAACGCGGGCGTGGGCGTGGGCCTGGAGTACGCCACGGGCATGGACCACTTCTCCGTCGGCGCGGACCTGCTGGCGCGCTACGTCATCGGCCCCAACATCACGTCCTTCGCCATCTTCCCGAAGGTGAAGTACACGTTCTGA
- the typA gene encoding translational GTPase TypA, which translates to MIPRENIRNVAIVAHVDHGKTTLVDHLLRQAGTFRSNEHVAERVMDSNDLEREKGITILAKNTAVSYKGMQINIIDTPGHADFGGEVERGLRLVDGVILLVDAAEGPLPQTRFVLSKALAMGLKTVLVINKIDRQDARAPEVLDQVYSLYIDLGADDKQLEMPVLYTVARRGQASTSLEVPGTTLEPLYDAIIKHIPPPPASDEKTPQLLVANLDYDDYVGRLAVGRVQAGRFTPNMPISVVREGGKVEPGKIVKLFGFSGLKRVEIQDAGPGEIVSIAGIEDVSIGDTFGDPEKPVALPRITVDEPTMMMIFKVNDGPLAGKEGKFVTSRNLRERLYREAYRNVAVRVEDTETPDAFRVVGRGELALAVIIENMRREGYELTASNPEPITKTIDGVLHEPMELVFCDVPETSVGVVTERMGPRKGRMADMAPLGSGRTRLQFRIPARGLIGFRSEFLTITRGEGIMSSQFDGFEPWFGYIPKRQNGAIVSDRLGDTVPYALFSIQERGYLFVPAGITVYEGMIIGEHAHPSELNVNCCREKKLTNIRAAGRDENVILVPPREMGLEKALEWIADDELVEVTPKSVRMRKKALAVGERYRAERDRKREERAADAE; encoded by the coding sequence ATGATTCCTCGCGAAAACATCCGTAACGTCGCCATCGTCGCCCACGTTGACCATGGCAAGACCACGCTCGTCGATCACCTGCTGCGGCAGGCGGGCACCTTCCGTAGCAACGAGCACGTCGCCGAACGGGTGATGGACTCCAACGACCTCGAGCGCGAGAAGGGCATCACCATTCTCGCGAAGAACACCGCGGTCTCCTACAAGGGCATGCAGATCAACATCATCGACACCCCGGGTCACGCCGACTTCGGTGGTGAGGTGGAGCGCGGTCTGCGCCTCGTCGATGGCGTCATCCTGCTGGTGGACGCCGCCGAAGGTCCCCTGCCCCAGACGCGCTTCGTGCTCAGCAAGGCTCTGGCGATGGGCCTGAAGACGGTGCTGGTCATCAACAAGATCGACCGTCAGGACGCGCGCGCGCCCGAAGTGCTCGATCAGGTCTACTCGCTCTACATCGACCTGGGCGCGGACGATAAGCAGCTGGAGATGCCCGTCCTGTACACCGTGGCCCGCAGGGGTCAGGCGTCGACGTCGCTGGAGGTGCCCGGCACGACGCTGGAGCCGCTGTACGACGCCATCATCAAGCACATCCCGCCCCCGCCGGCCTCGGACGAGAAGACGCCGCAGCTGCTCGTGGCGAACCTCGACTACGACGACTATGTCGGCCGTCTCGCGGTGGGCCGCGTGCAGGCAGGTCGCTTCACGCCCAACATGCCCATCTCCGTCGTGCGCGAGGGGGGCAAGGTCGAGCCTGGCAAAATCGTCAAGCTGTTCGGCTTCTCCGGCCTGAAGCGCGTGGAGATCCAGGACGCGGGTCCGGGAGAGATCGTCTCCATCGCCGGCATCGAGGACGTGTCAATCGGCGACACGTTCGGCGACCCGGAGAAGCCCGTGGCGCTGCCGCGCATCACCGTGGATGAGCCCACGATGATGATGATCTTCAAGGTCAACGACGGGCCGCTGGCGGGCAAGGAAGGCAAGTTCGTCACCTCGCGCAACCTGCGTGAGCGCCTGTACCGCGAGGCCTACCGCAACGTGGCCGTGCGCGTGGAGGACACGGAGACGCCGGACGCGTTCCGCGTCGTCGGCCGCGGCGAGCTCGCGCTGGCCGTCATCATCGAGAACATGCGCCGCGAGGGCTACGAGCTGACCGCCTCCAACCCGGAGCCGATCACCAAGACCATCGATGGCGTGCTGCACGAGCCGATGGAGCTGGTGTTCTGCGACGTGCCGGAGACCAGCGTCGGCGTGGTGACGGAGCGCATGGGGCCTCGCAAGGGCCGCATGGCGGACATGGCCCCGCTGGGCTCGGGCCGCACCCGCCTCCAGTTCCGCATCCCGGCCCGTGGCCTCATCGGGTTCCGCTCGGAGTTCCTCACGATTACGCGTGGTGAGGGCATCATGAGCAGCCAGTTCGACGGCTTCGAGCCGTGGTTCGGCTACATCCCGAAGCGGCAGAACGGCGCCATCGTCTCGGACCGCCTGGGCGACACCGTGCCCTACGCGCTGTTCAGCATCCAGGAGCGCGGCTACCTGTTCGTCCCCGCCGGCATCACCGTGTACGAGGGGATGATCATCGGCGAGCACGCGCACCCGTCCGAGCTGAACGTCAACTGCTGCCGCGAGAAGAAGCTCACCAACATCCGCGCCGCTGGCCGCGACGAGAACGTCATCCTCGTCCCGCCCCGCGAGATGGGGCTGGAGAAGGCCCTGGAGTGGATCGCCGACGACGAGCTGGTCGAGGTGACGCCCAAGTCCGTGCGCATGCGCAAGAAGGCGCTGGCCGTGGGCGAGCGCTACCGCGCCGAGCGCGACCGCAAGCGTGAGGAGCGCGCGGCCGACGCGGAGTAG
- a CDS encoding alpha/beta fold hydrolase codes for MSAEAVYFHQDFLRVPDGADLYYQVTGDGEPGVVLCDGLGCDGFAWKYLAPYLSRRHRVLRWHYRGHGRSGIPEDRERIGMLYTCDDLQRVMDAAGMERAVLFGHSMGVQVALEFHRRYASRVAGLVLICGSYGNPLDTFHDSDVLKKLFPALRRVVERFPEQSARLIHAALRTELAVQLAISLEMNRERIARNDLAPYFEHLARMDPVVFVRTLDSLAEHSAWDHLLHVDVPSLVVAGGRDKFTPGWLSRKMASRIPEAELVLIPDGTHTAPLEAPGLVEVRVERFLRERLGGPSHPSPPGSVQGRNSSPTGPGE; via the coding sequence GTGAGCGCGGAGGCCGTCTACTTCCATCAGGACTTCCTGCGCGTCCCCGACGGCGCGGACCTGTACTACCAGGTCACCGGCGACGGAGAGCCGGGCGTGGTCCTGTGCGACGGCCTGGGCTGCGACGGGTTCGCCTGGAAGTACCTGGCCCCGTACCTGTCGCGGCGCCACCGCGTGCTGCGCTGGCACTACCGCGGGCATGGCCGCTCGGGCATCCCCGAGGACCGCGAGCGCATCGGCATGCTCTACACCTGCGACGATTTACAGCGGGTGATGGACGCGGCGGGGATGGAGAGGGCCGTGCTCTTCGGGCACTCCATGGGCGTGCAGGTGGCGCTGGAGTTCCACCGCCGCTACGCGAGCCGCGTCGCGGGGCTGGTGCTCATCTGCGGCAGCTACGGCAACCCGCTCGACACCTTCCACGACTCCGACGTGCTCAAGAAGCTCTTCCCCGCCCTGCGCCGGGTGGTGGAGCGCTTCCCCGAGCAGTCCGCGCGCCTCATCCACGCGGCCCTGCGCACGGAGCTGGCGGTGCAGCTGGCCATCTCCCTGGAGATGAACCGCGAGCGCATCGCCCGCAATGATCTGGCCCCCTACTTCGAGCACCTGGCCCGCATGGACCCGGTGGTGTTCGTGCGCACGCTGGACTCGCTGGCCGAGCACAGCGCGTGGGACCACCTGCTGCATGTGGACGTGCCCTCGCTCGTGGTGGCCGGCGGGCGGGACAAGTTCACCCCCGGGTGGCTGTCCCGGAAGATGGCCTCCCGCATCCCCGAGGCCGAGCTGGTCCTCATCCCCGACGGCACCCACACCGCCCCCCTGGAGGCTCCGGGGCTGGTCGAGGTCCGGGTCGAGCGCTTCCTCCGGGAGCGGCTGGGCGGGCCCTCCCACCCCAGCCCCCCGGGCAGCGTCCAGGGTCGGAATTCCTCGCCAACAGGCCCTGGCGAGTGA
- a CDS encoding sigma 54-interacting transcriptional regulator, with product MDFEKHQGLHTIIMLRDVIRKWWQMELSFADRHGVVHEWQRGDISPPPNPFCRIALFSREGLRRCSQSVRVLHEKFRGNKKMRRSLFHDCHLNFSIVGAPLYVDNEYAGCLFVEGFSRQLLNAREVEVLRSRLLQFAPPFSDLDRADERVPVLDGAELAKLSDLLEFAALEIANHESELARREEQLPLPSPEVQERYRFEKIIGRSGPMMEVFRLMEKVANSDSTVLINGESGTGKELVARAIHHNGPRKDQPFVVQNCSAFNDNLLESALFGHTRGAFTGALRDKKGLFEVADGGTFFLDEVGDMSPALQVKLLRVLQEGTFLPVGGTHHKEVNVRVVAATHKDLGELVKRGEFREDLYYRINVIRVQLPPLRERRDDLPVLIDHFLRKHHREGQRTRGLASEALAILGAYAWPGNIRELENEIERLLVLGGDLEMLPAELLSSRIRDAVVPGGGPFIPPRAHGRLHEAVEALEREMIHQGLLRTRNNKSRLARELGISRSNLILKIARYGLDRGLPEDDEAEVEA from the coding sequence ATGGACTTCGAGAAGCACCAGGGCCTGCACACCATCATCATGCTGAGAGATGTCATCCGCAAGTGGTGGCAGATGGAGCTCTCCTTCGCGGATCGCCACGGCGTGGTGCATGAGTGGCAGCGGGGGGACATCTCCCCGCCTCCCAACCCGTTCTGTCGCATCGCCCTGTTCTCCAGGGAGGGCCTGCGCCGCTGCAGCCAGTCCGTGCGCGTGCTCCACGAGAAGTTCCGCGGGAACAAGAAGATGCGCCGCTCGCTCTTCCACGACTGCCACCTCAACTTCAGCATCGTGGGGGCCCCGCTCTACGTCGACAACGAGTACGCCGGCTGCCTCTTCGTCGAGGGCTTCTCCCGCCAGTTGCTCAACGCGCGCGAGGTGGAGGTGCTGCGCTCGCGCCTGCTCCAGTTCGCCCCGCCCTTCTCCGACCTGGACCGCGCCGATGAGCGCGTCCCCGTGCTCGACGGCGCGGAGCTGGCGAAGCTGTCCGACCTGCTCGAGTTCGCCGCGCTGGAGATCGCCAACCACGAGTCGGAGCTGGCCCGGCGCGAGGAGCAGCTGCCCCTGCCGTCCCCCGAGGTGCAGGAGCGCTACCGGTTCGAGAAGATCATCGGCCGCTCGGGGCCGATGATGGAGGTCTTCCGGTTGATGGAGAAGGTGGCCAACTCCGACTCCACCGTGCTCATCAACGGCGAGTCGGGCACCGGCAAGGAGCTGGTCGCCCGCGCCATCCACCACAACGGCCCGCGCAAGGACCAGCCCTTCGTGGTGCAGAACTGCTCGGCCTTCAACGACAACCTGCTGGAGAGCGCCCTCTTCGGCCACACGCGCGGCGCCTTCACCGGCGCGCTGCGCGACAAGAAGGGCCTGTTCGAGGTCGCCGACGGCGGAACGTTCTTCCTCGACGAGGTGGGCGACATGTCCCCCGCCCTCCAGGTGAAGCTGCTGCGCGTGCTCCAGGAGGGCACCTTCCTCCCCGTGGGCGGCACGCACCACAAGGAGGTCAACGTCCGCGTCGTGGCCGCCACGCACAAGGACCTGGGCGAGCTGGTCAAGCGCGGCGAGTTCCGCGAGGACCTCTACTACCGCATCAACGTCATCCGCGTGCAGCTGCCCCCGCTGCGCGAGCGCCGGGACGATTTGCCCGTCCTCATCGACCACTTCCTGCGCAAGCACCACCGCGAGGGCCAGCGCACGCGCGGCCTGGCCTCGGAGGCGCTCGCCATCCTGGGCGCCTACGCGTGGCCGGGGAACATCCGCGAGCTGGAGAACGAGATCGAACGGCTGCTCGTGCTCGGCGGAGACCTGGAGATGCTCCCCGCGGAGCTGCTCTCCAGCCGCATCCGCGACGCGGTGGTGCCCGGCGGCGGCCCCTTCATCCCCCCGCGCGCCCACGGCCGGCTGCACGAGGCGGTGGAGGCGCTGGAGCGGGAGATGATCCACCAGGGCCTCTTGCGCACGCGCAACAACAAGAGCCGGCTGGCGCGCGAGCTGGGCATCAGCCGCTCCAACCTCATCCTGAAGATCGCCCGCTACGGGTTGGACCGGGGCCTGCCCGAGGACGACGAGGCCGAGGTGGAGGCGTGA
- a CDS encoding cation diffusion facilitator family transporter, whose amino-acid sequence MTTSTHTRGGAGHGHDHDHGHDHGHGHHHHGHGHGHGPKRGGLAEERRKDRRRLIFALVLTATIALAEAVGGWLTHSLALMSDAGHMLTDVSALGLSLVALWFAGKPADVKKTYGYYRMEILSALLNGVLLLGITGFILYEAWERFHSPQAVDVKPMAVVATVGLIANLGALGFLHRTHSMNVRGAFLHVLGDTLSSVGVLIGAGIMALTGWFVVDPIISAVISVVIVVGAVRLVRDAVDVLMEAVPAHVDMPQLRELMLRVPGVTAVHDLHVWTISSGVYALSAHLVVLDPMVCNNDEILSAVKHDLYDKFGIDHTTIQIESETYAHLGEVH is encoded by the coding sequence GTGACTACCTCCACTCACACACGCGGCGGGGCGGGGCATGGGCATGACCACGACCACGGGCATGACCACGGCCATGGGCATCACCACCATGGGCACGGGCATGGGCACGGTCCCAAGCGTGGTGGGTTGGCGGAGGAGCGGCGCAAGGATCGTCGTCGGCTCATCTTCGCGCTGGTGCTGACGGCGACCATCGCGTTGGCGGAGGCGGTGGGGGGCTGGCTGACGCACTCGTTGGCCCTCATGTCGGACGCGGGTCACATGTTGACGGACGTGTCCGCGCTGGGCCTGAGCCTGGTGGCGCTCTGGTTCGCGGGCAAGCCGGCGGACGTGAAGAAGACGTACGGCTACTACCGGATGGAGATTCTGAGCGCGCTGCTCAACGGCGTGCTGCTGCTGGGCATCACCGGGTTCATTCTCTACGAGGCGTGGGAGCGCTTCCACTCGCCGCAAGCGGTGGACGTGAAGCCGATGGCGGTGGTGGCCACGGTGGGGTTGATCGCGAACCTGGGGGCGCTGGGGTTTTTGCATCGCACACACTCGATGAACGTCCGTGGCGCATTTCTTCACGTGCTGGGGGACACGTTGTCCTCGGTGGGCGTGTTGATTGGCGCGGGCATCATGGCGTTGACGGGGTGGTTCGTGGTGGACCCCATCATCTCCGCGGTCATCTCGGTGGTCATCGTGGTGGGGGCGGTGCGGCTGGTGCGCGACGCGGTGGACGTGCTGATGGAGGCGGTGCCCGCGCACGTGGACATGCCGCAGCTGCGCGAGTTGATGCTGCGTGTGCCCGGAGTGACGGCGGTGCACGACCTGCACGTGTGGACCATCTCCAGCGGCGTGTACGCGCTGTCCGCGCACCTGGTGGTGCTGGACCCGATGGTCTGCAACAACGACGAGATTCTGTCGGCGGTGAAGCACGACCTGTACGACAAGTTCGGCATCGACCACACCACCATCCAGATCGAGAGCGAGACCTACGCCCATCTGGGTGAGGTGCACTGA
- a CDS encoding DUF5953 family protein produces the protein MTRRNALTLIVYAPALVGKDARPVDILHRMEKALPSLQLRWRLSDSGRPIPLPQRDAWLIDSIEDGEFPIVCNGDERRPVTVFGRERSGRFSPGGQPQFEVHVEMPLDDHVLAAAATVLEAVAEGAHAFWGQASRYGYGAEVAQQLRRSADGLPQPPRGLPMLNMPEKFPAPEIPYFLAWVNYWSADAAKALGFPDPARDADLLSRARRTASGGWVVQLTDTPLDLDKPDHLDALLRTYARFLRIGGRIAP, from the coding sequence ATGACTCGGCGAAATGCCCTCACGCTCATCGTCTACGCACCCGCCCTCGTGGGCAAAGACGCTCGCCCAGTCGACATCCTTCATCGAATGGAGAAGGCGCTCCCCTCCTTGCAGCTCAGGTGGCGTCTCTCTGACAGCGGGCGTCCCATCCCATTGCCACAGCGCGACGCATGGCTCATCGACAGTATCGAGGACGGGGAATTCCCTATCGTGTGCAACGGGGACGAGCGTCGTCCCGTGACGGTTTTTGGGAGGGAACGTTCGGGACGCTTCAGCCCAGGCGGACAGCCGCAGTTCGAAGTCCACGTGGAAATGCCACTGGACGATCATGTGCTCGCGGCAGCGGCGACCGTGCTTGAAGCCGTGGCGGAAGGAGCTCACGCGTTCTGGGGACAGGCGTCGAGGTATGGTTATGGCGCGGAGGTCGCGCAGCAGCTTCGCCGCTCGGCGGATGGCCTCCCACAGCCCCCCCGTGGGCTGCCCATGCTCAACATGCCCGAGAAGTTCCCCGCCCCTGAGATTCCCTACTTCCTCGCGTGGGTGAACTACTGGTCCGCCGATGCCGCGAAAGCGCTCGGATTTCCTGACCCCGCCCGCGACGCAGACCTGCTCTCACGAGCGCGGCGCACGGCATCGGGCGGATGGGTCGTGCAGCTCACGGACACGCCGCTCGATTTGGACAAGCCCGACCACCTGGACGCGCTGCTCCGAACCTATGCTCGGTTTCTGCGGATCGGCGGACGCATCGCTCCTTGA